The sequence below is a genomic window from Prinia subflava isolate CZ2003 ecotype Zambia chromosome 11, Cam_Psub_1.2, whole genome shotgun sequence.
AGCAGGCATTGCTTTATTCCAGCGCTGGATGGCCCAGGGATTACTGTGTCTTTACCTGCACGCCTGGCTCAAATTGCTACACGTGTTTGTTAGCCACGAGATACTGTTAATCAGGAAAGTGCTACATGTTCCTGGGAAGTTTGATACTTTAGGCGGCCACAGGGCCCCTGAAATGGGCTGGGATCCTTGAGCTTGTTCCCGGGCTCCCAAAAAAGTTCATTCTGCGTGGTGTGCATCCaccggcgggagcggggcagggagcggggcagggagcggggcagggagcggggccgggagcggggcagggagcggggcagggagcggggcagggagcggggcagggagcggggcagggagctgggcaggtaCCGGGACCGGTAGCGGGGTCATCACCGGGTCTACGGGAGCGAGGCCCGCGCGAGCCCCGAGGCaccgcccgcgccccgcgctGTTGGCCCCGGCTCGAGCCCCGCGTTCGGTCGCGGTCCAGTCGCGGTCCAGTCGCGGTCCAGTCGCTGTCCAGTCGCTGTCCAGTCGCGGTCCAGTCGCGGCAGCAGCTGCAAGGCGAGCGCGATGCGGAGAAGGAGAAAGCTCCGACGTGAGCCCAACGCGCCGGGTCGGAGATTCCGCACCCGGAGCACgaagaggaagggcagggggacacaggAACCGGTCCCTGCTTTTCCTAGGATGCCGGAAGTTCTGACCCCCGGAGTCCCAGGAAATCACCGGAGCCCCGGGAAATTCACAGCGAGTCCCAGCGCCTCGCAGGGACCCGCGGCGAGTTCCCCACGCCAGATCCCCACCAAAGCCCGACGACCGAGTCTTGGAGTAGGGAAAGCTGACTCTCTGCGAGGGCAAAAGCTCCTGACTCTTGGAGTAGGGAAAGCTCCTGACCCTCGGAGACGGCAAAACCTTCTGCCTCTAGGAGAGGACAAAGCTCCTGACCCAGCCACGGTAGCGCTTTTAGGGCCGGCTGAGCTTGAGGCGGGGAAGAAAACGGAACCAGACAGGAGCAGAATGGGCAGAAACAGCCCAAATTTTGGCCTGTGAGTATTGCAAAACGCACGTGCGCATCGCTCCATCCCGTCGGGCGCGCTGCGGGAACGGGCGCGGGAGGGGCGGAGCCTGGAGGACGGTGGGCGGGGATTCCAGGGTTGTGGGCGGGGTCTGCCCTGGTGTAGGCGGGGCCTTCAGGGCTCGGACCGGTCGAGGGCGGGGCGTTCGGGTCCGTGGGCGTGACGTGTCGTGCTGTGGGCGGGGCTTTCGGGGCCGGGGCCGATCGGGGCGGGTCGCTCGGGGCCGTGGGCGGGGCCATCGGGGCTATGGGCGGGGCCATCGGGCCGTGGGCGGGGCGTGCCCGCCGctggcggcgcggggcggggcctggCGCCGGAAGTGCGCGCGGTCCATGTACCAATGGCTGCTCGCGGTCCTCCGCGCCCTCCGCGACGCCGCCCGCcaggccccggccccggccctcgccccggccccgcgcccgcggccgccgccacGAAAGAAGCCGCCCCCCAGGTCAGCCCCTCCCGCCGTGCCCCGTGCGCTGCCCCCGCCGCTCGGCTcggccgggcccgcccccgGAGCTCCCCGTGTGGGTGTGGGAATCCCCGCTGAAGCGCAGGTGTTCGCGCGGCTGCGGGCCCCGGGCGTTCCCCTGGCCGCAGCCGCGTGTGGGGGCGGTTGTGGGTCCCAGGTGTTCCCAGTGAACCCCTGGGCCCCTCGCTCCCCTCCCACCTGCACGGTGCGGGCTCGGGAGGAGAAGCGGGGTGGGCTttggagcagaggggctgcaggagcggGGCACACCCGCGGGGATGTGCTGGCCGGAGGGCAGTCACGGAGTAACGTGGATGTGAAGTCGATAAAAGAGGGATGCCGTGCCAGGCGTTAACCCCTGTGCTCCCGGTGACGATGGCCGAACCGCCCCCGTGCCCGCCGCTTGGAATGTATGGATGGATTCCatcctgtgctctgtgtgcccatTCGTCCCGGGAGGCTTTGCTCCCattccagagggaaagaaacGAGGGAATGGCTCTGGAGAGAGCCGCGTGTTGCACGAGTAGTTTTCACTGACGAGCAGCTCAGAAGGAATTAGCTCttgggagggggggaaaaaataaaaataggagcGTTCTTTCAGCTCTGTTCCTAAAGGAGACGTTTTTACCCTACTTAGTGGTGGTATTAGCTGATAAAAATCCTTGCATTGAGGCTTCTGAGAAAGGGAGAGGCTGTTAATTGTTTCAAGGGTATGTTCCTGAGCGCTGACTCAGCAGGAAGTTGCTGGAGTGGGTGTAAGCAGGACTGCCTTTCCCACCTTTCATCTCCTCTTCTACTTAAACTTTCCTTTGCAACTCAGCTTAGTGACATGAGCTTGGGTGGCTCAGTGACCTGTGGAGTGCATCTTTCCTGGAGGAAAGAGGAAGGCATTACGTATTAAGGCATTTTTTGGTGATAGGAACAAACATAAAACATGAGGAAGCATtaacagaaagaggaaaagaggccTGATCTGCTTTAGTGGGATGGTGGGAGATGATCCTGGGGAAGTAGGAAAGCCACCTTTGGAGGTTTGGGGCTTGGAAGGGGAGTGAACCTGCTGGGAGCTGAATTGTGATTGCAAAactttgttctctgtgttcttCCCTCAGTGTTCTGTCACCTGTGGAAGATCCTGAGGAGATTCCTGCAAAGAGGCTGAAGACAGGTACTGCCCCTCACAGAGAGGTTTAATATGTCTGATTTTCCTTGGGTTTGGGGTACCTTGGGGACCTCTGGATTTGCTACTTTGGAGTTGCTGCTGAAAGTGAGGATTTTTGAGCCATTCTTGTGGCTGGAGGGGTCTCATGGGGCCTGGGCCTGTGGATGATGTGTCCCAGTGTTCATGGATGGGGCACTTGGGCACGTGGGTGGCCTTGGCACTGCTCTGGGAACAGTTTGGTTTGATGACCTTACAGAatttttccaaccttaatgactCTGATTTTCAAACCAAGTGGAGGATTGGAGATCCTGGCCAGATGAAGGCAGGAAGAGAAGGGGGGAACAACTTTTTCTGTCCTGGGAGGGCCATGTATTTGCACTGAGGATAAATCCTGGCTGGGGAGGGCATGGGATATCCCAGGGCTCTCTGGcactgagccctgcagggcagcacaaaGAGCATTTTTCAATCAAGGCTGTTGCTGTTCCATGGGGGGTGTGGAGCTTCCTAATTCCTACTTGGGAACAAGATCCCCAGTGATgggtggggatgctgctgggctGTTGCTGTGTGGGTGAAATGAGTTATCTGCTCACGTGGCATCAAGGAGCTGGGCTTTGGTGTAAGCAGAACCCCCAGCCTGTGTCCAGTCCCATTCCTTATGGCCTGGTGGTGTGGCTTTTCCAGAATGTGTCTCAGGGGCTAGCAAGGAGCCCGAAGAGGTTGCTGTGGCTGCCAAGTTGCCACCTGGGGCAACAAGTAGAAGCCAGGAGACTAAAGAGAGAGATGACTACTTCTTCTCTGACTCTGAAGATGAGGTGAGCAAGGATTTTGAGGGGAACTCAGGGATCAGCTCCCACAGTCCCTGTATCCTATGTATGAGAGCCTGTTTTACAAAACTGGTGCCATCAGTGCCCTGCCTTCTGCTGCAACCCAAGCAAAGCCATGAGTCAGAACAGGGCTGACTGAATTTTGGGAAGAGGGAGGTGTTTGCTTGGATTTGTGTTCAGGTTATGCTCactctggtacttgtttttatttcagattgtGTACATTTCTTCCGATTCTTCATTTGTAGCATCTGCTGAGGATGAGCACACAACAGGATCTGGTAGGGCTGACAGCAAGTCCTTCACTcattcctttctgctgctgctctgagtctgggcagctctgcccaggctgggggctgcttGCTGAAGGTAAAATACCTGGGTAGCACCCAGGAGTAGTGGAGGGTGAGCTCTGTTTCTCCCCTGCATCCTGGTGTTGCTTCTGGATTTGGAGCAAGGTTGGggacaggctccccagggaacgggcacagccccaaggagctgcagcagcatttggacaacactctcagagatgcccagggtgggattgttgggtgtctgtgcagggccagggattggactggatgatcctgtgggtcccttccagctcagcatattCTGGGGTTTATCCCAGGATGCTCACATGGTTGTGGATCCCAGATATTCACTGCCTTGGATGCAGTTCTAGTGCATCCCACTGCTAGCTTGCCAGAAATTGCTataaatgctgattttaggTAGTAGAGCCTCAGAACCCTTTTGTATTAGGCTTAGACTGGCAACATTTTGAAGCTGTCAATATGAAAATATCCTGAAGCAACGTAACACAAATAATATTAGAACATGAGGGatacagtgaaaataatttatctttGGTGAAGCTCTTTAAACTCATAAAACTCCTGTTTTCTTGACCAGTTGCTGATGGCTTGTGCTCTTCTCTCACAGAAATGCCTTGTGAGACCAGCCCGTGCTTGACTGAGGAAACACCATCCTCTCTTTCCAAGAGAATTCCATATCTGAGGTAAAAATCCTTCTGTGTTCTTTCGCTTCTGCTTTGAAGGGTTTCTTGTCTTTCACTTTCATCCGTGAAGTTCCTGTGTTGCCCAACATTTGTCtttgtgtgcacagagcagcGTTTTTCCAAAGTGTTCTGGGActcctgttcctcctcctgcctgccatACTGAGGGGGTCTCCAGCTGTGGGAGACAGCTGTGTTCTGGCCTTTGACCAATTTTAAACTTCCTCTTTAAATCCAGATAGTTGATAGACTCAGGAGATCAGAGAAAGATTCACAAGTTCAACACTCTCACCTCCTGTGGCAGGAGGAAGTGTTGAACTTGGGAAGAGGCTGAGGCCAGgaatacaaacagaaaaacccacaaccaccaaaaaaaaccccaaagaaaccTCAGAGAATTTCCATTTCCCCAGAGAATTCCATTTGGAAactcttctggttttttttctcctctgggagtgttcagctgctgccacaggtcACCtagagaggttgtggagtctgCCCATGGAGATGTTGGAAAACCCTCCCAGACATggtcctgggcagcctgctgtGCCTCCTTGAATCAGGAGGTGCTAATGAAAACCTACTTAATAAATCAGGAGCTTTGAATGTCCTCTTAATATcatttcttctgcctttggTGTTTTCAGCCTGAGCAGGAATAACCACATCCGAGCTGCTGCGGAGAGCCCTGTCACACCCAGGCCCCCCATCAAGGAGCTAGGACCCAGCTCCCGAGGAGTCAGTGGCACCAGGAGGCCTTTGTGTGCTGCTGAAGAGGTAAACTGGGGAGAAGGGAATTGTTTTGGGATGAAACAGCTGTGGAGTTCCTGTGCAGTTAGGCTGAGACaaaaggaagggctgggaatgcCTGCTAaagtctcttttttccttcctttcttcaaGGAtgttcagcaagcagaaaataaGAAGTACAAAGAGTTCTTGAGCCTGttcaaggaaaaatattctggaaGGCTTACTTCTCCACATCCAGCAAGACTCAACAAGTAATTATGAGCTAAATAACCCTTAACTTTCTGGTGGTGAGTTTGTTGTAtgtggaaggggaggagaaTTATCTTTCCTACTCTCAGTGGTCTGGACAGAACCAAATGTAATGACTGAGCCTCTTTTGGAATAGTGGGCACAGAAAGTTTGACTCTTGTGTGTTCACTATGCCTGAATTGAAGATTCTGGATGTAAACTCCTCAAAATGCCTTTTGCATTTGGTCATGGGACCAGTGACAATGTACACAACCTTGACATGGTTCGGTTAAGGATTAAACAGCCTAATTTTACTTTATGTATTTCTGTTGCTTTCATTTAGCCAGTTGTGTACAAATAGCCGTGTCCTCTGCAGTGAATTGAGGTGCACTGGTAACAAATCACCTGTAAAAACTCTGTCCTTTTCTTCTGCTACACCAAAGAGTTCAAACCAAGGAACCAGGGATGACTGGGAGTCCcctgaaagaacaaaaacccAGAGGTGCctctccagcagtgccagaaaGGACCCGTGAGTATCCCCAGCACCGAGGGCTGGCCCATTCTGTCCAGCCCAAACAGGGCATTTCCTCAAACTGGGTTTGTGAGGCTTTAAGTGAAGGGGAAGGATTGGTTTTAAATGGTATTTGAGGGCTGTGACTGTAGCAGTGCAATTTGTAGGTGGATGTGACCCAACTGCACAGGGGAAGGTTGTAGTACCTGTCTTACCTAATTTATTTTGGTACCACGGGAGGGGGATATTTGCCTCTGCACCCTCAGAGCTGCACTTCAATCCCTTTTTAGTGCTAGGCAGGACTATTAGAGCTTCCCAACCAAGTAAACTAATTACATAGATGTTTAATTTTGTtctagggttttttcccctgttcatTACTTAAATACTTTTTCATCACTGGCTTTTTTATATCTTGGACTTTATGACATGATCATATGGGGATTGAAATGATTTCTGAGCAGGTGTCAGAGTTTGAAGTTCTAAGCTGAAAATGCTGATGAAATGTCTGTGATGTCACCCAGAAACtgagagctctgtgcagctgctggaatGGGAAGTCACCCCCTTCTTCTCAcattgctgcttttccctgcaggtGTCAAACATGGGGATGTTTTCAGCCCCCAGCTGCCTCAGAGAGGTGTCATGATCAGGTAAGAGTCTCTTTTAACCATGGCCCTTGTTTCTTTTGGCTGTGTCAGCCTCCAGAAGACCAATCCTGGTCAGTGCCTCAGTGTTGGGTAGAGGAGCAGTTGGTTTGAGGACTTACTCACAGCCAGTTGTCCCTCAAATCCAGCTCCCCTGTCAcagctgggcagctgtgggatgtgctgggtgTTTTTTGGGAGAAGGAAGCAGGGGTGACAGTGGTGGCCACACCAAGTTGACCTTGGGCTTGCAGAATCCATTTTTGCCCCTGAGTGTCTTAGTGCCACACCATTAATGAGCTGACTTTGCATTTCCTGTGGATCTTGAGCAAAAGGAGTGGGGAGCTTGTAAAGCCTGGGGGGACTGAGGTAGTTTTTGAGGCTTGCAGGATGCCTTGGGTTGAAATAGGAGACCAAAGAGGAAGTGTTGCAGTCCCTCCTCAGGGGTGGCAGGATGGGAGTGCAGGAGGCTCCTTGTGGAGCGAAAGGGGCTTTTGGCTGCAGCTCCATGTGGAGGGAGTCAAGCCTGGGGAGGCTGTGGAGCCTGACCACGGTGAGGACACTCTCCCCTGGAGAGAAAGCAGCCCCCAGGCTTCAGGGCTGGGGTAAGCCCCCAGGGAGGAAAGCTTAGGAGATTGCTGATAAGGTGTGTTTCCCCCCATTCAGTTTTATCAGTACCAGGTTAATTGGTTGTACCCCATTGgttcttcccctccttcctccttatCACCCCAGTTAATGGGTCTGATTTCAATCCTTGCCCTGGCTGGTCCATTTTCAATCCTAACCTGACTGGCCAAGCTGTgcaagccccagcccctgcctccccTGTGTAAGAATCCCTGGTTTTCGTGGCTCTTGTGTCTCCTGCCCTGATCCACTCGAGGGGTGAGGCTTCTGAGAAGCTCCACCAGAAGGAGTGAGGCTTCTGAGGAGCTCCACCAGAAGGAGTGAGGCTTCTGAGGAGCTCCACCAGAAGGAGTGAGGCTTCTGAAGAGCTCCACCAGAAGGAGTGAGGCTTCTGAGGAGCTCCACCAGAAGGAGTGAGGCTTCTGAGGAGCTCCACCAGAAGGAGTGAGGCTTCTGAGAAGCTCCACCAGAAGGAGTGAGGCTTCTGAGGAGCTCCACCAGAAGGAGTGAGGCTTCTGAGGAGCTCCACCAGAAGGAGTGAGGCTTCTGAGGAGCTCCACCAGAAGGAGTGAGGCTTCTGAAGAGCTCCACCAGAAGGAGTGAGGCTTCTGAGGAGCTCCACCAGAAGCTCCATCCCTTCCTTCCGTGTCACCCGAATCCCGTGGCTTTCACAACAGAGCCAGATCACTCCAGGGGCTGGGACGTGCCTGTGCCTCCCAGAACTTCCTTCTCAGGACACTTCTGAGGAAGGCCATGGCACTTCTAAGCTCCAGGGGGGATTTTTGgtgccctcctcttcctcccctcagGCAAGAAGGGGATAGAGTGCAGGTGGGGGCAGAAAGAGGTTTGGTTGTGGCAGGTCTGGTTTGGGGTGATTTTGTCCCTGTTCTCTTTGCCCCTTAGACACGAGCACTGTATTGAGCTGTGCATTTGTCCTGAGTTAAATTGTCACTGTCCCCTAAGCTCAGGGGGAGAGAGGAAATAACGGGTGGGGTGGCATTTGTCACCAGGAGATCACAAAGCACTTGACAGAGGAAGCACTGGTTGCTTCCCTGTTATCCAAAGACTGAAACTGAGAAACAAAAGGAGTTTAGCACCTGATGGTAGAAGAAAGTTTGCAAAGCTTCCAGCTCTTCATCTATCCCAGTCTGGCTGTTAGCAAAGGATCAGAGAAGGAAACTGAGATGTTATCATGTCAGAATCAGCCttgaaaaagcatttcttaTGCATaaggggaattttggggaatttcATGGGATAGTGTGGATATCTTGCTCACTTTTCTTTGTCTCCTGACAGCTATTGCACACTACCAGAAGACTCTCATGGACGAGGAAAACGAGAGAAACGAGCAGCTTCAGTGGTAAGTTTGAGTTACTCATTACTTCAGtttgttttctggaaaatataACTCATCTCTGCTCAGGATTGAGCTCAAAATAAAATTGGAAGTGTGGAAATCAGAAATACTTACCTTGATCTCAGCTTGATCCCAGCTTTGCTGGGGTCCTGGATGTTGATCCAAGCCCAAGGGAGGTCCTGCCTCTCTGGGCACAGTTGGAGTGCAGTCACCAATCAAACATGACTTTGGGGGTTGCTGCTGGGATGTGTTTAACAacccctcccagcttcttgcAGGAttctctgccctgtcccccaGCAAACCCCTTGTGCTTCTCTCTGACCTCCTGTCCTTGTGCCTGGCAGGGCCAGCGTGACGCCGAAGTCCCCCAGAGAAAGTTATTCCAGTTCCATGTGACCCCAGTCCTGTCCAAAGACCTCTTCTTTGTGGACAGCGAGCCAGTGCCACGCCGGG
It includes:
- the SENP2 gene encoding sentrin-specific protease 2, translating into MYQWLLAVLRALRDAARQAPAPALAPAPRPRPPPRKKPPPSVLSPVEDPEEIPAKRLKTECVSGASKEPEEVAVAAKLPPGATSRSQETKERDDYFFSDSEDEIVYISSDSSFVASAEDEHTTGSEMPCETSPCLTEETPSSLSKRIPYLSLSRNNHIRAAAESPVTPRPPIKELGPSSRGVSGTRRPLCAAEEDVQQAENKKYKEFLSLFKEKYSGRLTSPHPARLNKVQTKEPGMTGSPLKEQKPRGASPAVPERTRVKHGDVFSPQLPQRGVMISYCTLPEDSHGRGKREKRAASVGQRDAEVPQRKLFQFHVTPVLSKDLFFVDSEPVPRRERPADELAPLTEAMDNEVSAAFDCGEPEDVLSKAFKLTVTREDICTLQPLGWLNDRIMNFYMGLLVERSKKEGYPAVYAFNTFFYAKLSSTGHKGVKKWTKGVDIFQHDIILVPIHLRTHWTLLVVDLREKTIKYFDSLGQKGDHICKTILKYLEEESRERRSIELTAFEWTLHSMGTQEIPQQNNGHDCGVFVCKFADFISRDKPIIFTPEHMPYFRRKMVWEIMHQQLLGDMH